The following coding sequences are from one Haploplasma axanthum window:
- a CDS encoding serine hydrolase domain-containing protein: protein MFNKIKDILNDGIENGDFPGGNFCLIENNRIKCAYLGYKKIVPKKEKLVSNEIYDIASLSKIIVTTTLIFRLIERNMITLKTQVKDILKEYLHDTTILELLLHTSGLAPVVQNSYEIKTKEELINQIYCEKMTYEPFSKIVYSDTGYILLGFIIERVVGDTIDKIAEKEIFVPLKMTKTSYFPIKELCAPTELVEDTLLQGIVHDERGRILGGLSGHAGVFSTAEDISKYILSILNDDLVMSNKNKELIFDTTLISKNMQDEIVSRTLGYQKFSFLPEHYNDLITHTGFTGCNMWIDRNEKRGFVLLTNAIHPKRENNNIFKYRMKILNLFYKEEVKK from the coding sequence ATGTTTAATAAAATTAAAGATATTTTAAATGATGGAATAGAAAATGGGGATTTTCCAGGTGGAAACTTTTGCTTGATAGAAAATAATCGAATCAAATGTGCTTATTTGGGATATAAGAAAATAGTTCCTAAAAAAGAGAAGTTAGTATCAAATGAAATATATGATATAGCATCATTATCAAAGATTATAGTAACAACTACCTTGATTTTTAGATTGATTGAAAGAAACATGATTACATTAAAAACACAAGTTAAAGATATATTAAAAGAATATTTACATGATACAACGATATTAGAATTGTTGTTGCACACATCAGGACTAGCACCTGTGGTTCAAAACAGCTATGAAATTAAAACTAAAGAAGAATTGATTAATCAAATATATTGTGAAAAAATGACGTATGAGCCATTTAGCAAAATAGTTTATTCAGATACTGGGTATATATTACTTGGATTTATTATAGAAAGAGTTGTAGGAGATACAATAGATAAAATTGCAGAAAAAGAAATTTTTGTGCCTTTGAAAATGACTAAAACATCATATTTTCCAATCAAAGAATTATGCGCTCCAACCGAATTGGTTGAAGATACATTATTGCAAGGAATTGTTCATGATGAAAGAGGAAGAATCCTTGGTGGTTTAAGTGGTCATGCTGGAGTTTTTTCAACTGCTGAAGACATAAGTAAATATATACTTAGTATACTTAATGATGATTTAGTTATGTCAAATAAAAATAAAGAACTTATTTTTGATACAACATTAATATCAAAAAACATGCAAGATGAGATAGTATCTAGAACATTGGGATATCAAAAATTTTCATTCTTACCAGAGCATTACAATGATTTAATAACACATACTGGATTTACTGGTTGTAATATGTGGATTGATAGAAATGAAAAAAGAGGGTTTGTATTACTGACAAATGCAATTCATCCAAAAAGAGAAAATAATAATATTTTTAAATATAGAATGAAAATATTGAATTTATTTTATAAGGAGGAGGTTAAAAAATGA
- a CDS encoding glycoside hydrolase family 10 protein, with protein MKKISKLIMVFMVLVMLTSILSLNIHANENMIQLEIGTSKITYADNTPVMVPNNYIEKDKEFRGVWIATVWNIDMPATAKDIELYKAAYREKLDLALSYNFNAILFQVRGMNDIYYESEYAAFSKSLTGNEGENPGWDVMQFLIDETHSRGMEFHAWMNPYRVVSSGEFNPSLLHQDNFARQRPDLVIKSGDAHILNPGEPEVQEYIKDVVSELFVKYPSVDGIHFDDYFYFGGNAEDQLTYTKYGSQYLTIQDFRRDSINKMIKSIYEEVKNFNLINSKNAKFGISPSGIYKNKTASQPDGSNTGGQEHYNSHFIDTKKWIEEGWLDYVTPQIYWQFSNTLAPYAEVVKWWVDAVKDTNVDLIIGHSVSEGTWNSYERAAQVLFNSQFEEIKGSIFYSLRNIDSIGRFEYIKNNFWKNSIPTNYANSNLDVPNYQVIGEKNEDGTYKTSVLIEFSSNYEIEYKIGNGNWQVYNSQIFLDHHGEESIYYRAKDNENTSVVRRIAIVINKNNNNLPVIIVNGEKEGNDYVGEVEIVITAEPNSQIEYYIMRGLGSVAEYIPYTGPIKSNVVYNHRVFARTIEGNTPSAEVIKEFKIIAKSYDAPTIIVTGDGIDPNYTNARITFESDALEIQYRINGGTWKTYVNGIDIVNKGEYLIEVRNNDGKKEVVSKRIYIDEAELDDVNIIIEGVFNNNKYTSYTEVSFSEVNSPNVVMFRYNYSNNWSNWMEYKEKIVAKKNGLYFFEFYVLNKNNNQKTETMEEYFRVEVEYDLLVDKVIRNDIELKKINGESILLPTDYIEKDKQIRAIWFSTVSNIDLPRMGTDSVDEYKNRIIASFDRIKETNLNTIFFQVRPMNDALYYSEYAPYSRYITGVEGKNPGFDILEFVIKIAHERGIELHAWLNPYRVSNGSGSIAAQLASLHDKNFAKQNPDLVLADSKGQLILNPGEPKVQEYLDNVIKEIVTKYNVDGIHFDDYFYSYSGTPEENDRQTYINNRTNNESLGDWRRRNVNTVVRDVSNIIKEQNTLLNKKIKFGISPFGIWRNKSNDPNGSPTNGLQSYDSQYADTKKWIEEGWLDYVTPQLYWSFDTKAAPFADLVDWWYELTEKNNVGLIIGQGLYRLDSSEAAFWNYENEMIEQLRFLSSYENLLGTSFFTYTTITKTNVKGITTTLDFLKNYYWKTTADFPWETNISTIDSNKNNKKILIISIAGGVFILAITTITIILVRVKRKENV; from the coding sequence ATGAAAAAAATATCAAAGTTAATAATGGTTTTTATGGTGTTAGTAATGTTAACAAGTATTTTATCGCTTAACATACATGCAAATGAAAATATGATTCAACTTGAAATAGGAACATCTAAAATAACATATGCTGATAATACGCCTGTTATGGTTCCAAATAACTATATAGAAAAAGATAAAGAATTTAGAGGTGTTTGGATAGCAACTGTTTGGAATATTGATATGCCAGCAACAGCTAAAGATATTGAATTGTATAAAGCAGCATATAGGGAAAAACTTGATTTAGCACTAAGTTACAATTTTAATGCGATATTATTTCAAGTAAGAGGGATGAATGACATATATTATGAATCTGAATACGCAGCTTTTTCAAAATCTTTAACCGGTAATGAAGGAGAAAATCCTGGTTGGGATGTTATGCAGTTCTTAATTGATGAAACACACAGTCGAGGAATGGAATTTCATGCATGGATGAACCCTTATAGAGTTGTTAGTTCTGGAGAATTTAATCCTTCATTATTACATCAAGATAATTTTGCTAGACAAAGACCGGATTTAGTTATAAAAAGCGGTGATGCACATATTTTAAATCCAGGTGAACCAGAAGTTCAAGAATATATAAAAGATGTTGTTAGTGAGTTGTTTGTAAAGTATCCAAGTGTTGATGGAATCCATTTTGATGATTATTTTTATTTTGGAGGTAATGCTGAAGATCAATTAACATATACAAAATATGGAAGTCAATATTTAACAATCCAAGATTTTAGAAGAGATAGTATTAATAAAATGATTAAAAGTATTTATGAAGAAGTAAAGAACTTTAATTTAATAAATAGTAAAAATGCAAAGTTTGGAATATCGCCATCTGGTATATATAAGAACAAGACAGCAAGTCAACCAGACGGATCAAATACTGGGGGTCAAGAACATTATAATTCGCATTTTATTGATACAAAAAAATGGATTGAAGAAGGATGGTTAGATTATGTTACACCACAAATATATTGGCAATTTTCAAATACGCTTGCTCCATACGCAGAAGTTGTTAAGTGGTGGGTTGATGCTGTAAAAGATACAAACGTTGATTTAATCATAGGACATTCAGTCTCCGAAGGAACATGGAATTCATATGAACGTGCGGCACAAGTTCTTTTTAACTCGCAGTTTGAAGAAATAAAAGGATCGATATTTTATTCATTAAGAAATATTGATTCTATTGGACGATTTGAATATATTAAAAACAACTTTTGGAAAAATAGCATTCCAACCAATTATGCTAATAGTAATTTAGATGTTCCAAATTATCAAGTTATAGGAGAAAAAAATGAAGATGGAACATATAAAACTAGTGTCTTAATTGAATTTAGTTCTAACTATGAGATTGAGTATAAGATAGGAAATGGCAATTGGCAAGTATATAATAGTCAAATTTTCTTGGATCATCATGGTGAAGAAAGTATATATTATAGAGCAAAAGATAACGAAAATACTAGTGTCGTTAGAAGAATAGCAATAGTCATTAATAAGAATAATAATAATCTTCCTGTCATTATAGTAAATGGAGAAAAAGAAGGAAATGATTATGTTGGTGAAGTTGAAATAGTAATAACTGCTGAACCGAATAGTCAAATTGAATATTATATTATGAGAGGATTGGGAAGTGTTGCAGAATATATTCCATATACGGGACCAATAAAATCAAATGTAGTATACAATCATCGTGTTTTTGCTAGAACGATTGAAGGAAATACTCCCTCAGCAGAAGTAATAAAAGAGTTTAAGATTATTGCTAAATCTTATGATGCACCAACAATCATAGTTACAGGGGATGGAATTGATCCAAATTATACTAATGCAAGAATAACGTTTGAAAGTGACGCCCTTGAAATTCAATATCGAATTAATGGAGGAACATGGAAAACATATGTTAATGGTATTGATATTGTTAATAAAGGTGAATATTTAATTGAGGTTAGAAATAATGATGGAAAAAAAGAAGTTGTTTCTAAAAGAATTTATATTGATGAAGCAGAATTAGATGATGTAAATATAATAATTGAGGGTGTATTTAATAATAATAAATATACAAGCTATACAGAAGTTAGTTTTAGTGAGGTAAATTCACCTAATGTTGTTATGTTTAGATATAATTATTCAAATAATTGGTCTAATTGGATGGAATATAAAGAAAAGATAGTAGCAAAAAAGAATGGATTATATTTCTTTGAATTTTATGTTTTGAATAAGAATAACAATCAAAAAACTGAGACAATGGAAGAATATTTTAGAGTTGAAGTTGAATATGATTTACTTGTTGATAAAGTAATTAGAAATGATATTGAATTAAAAAAGATAAACGGTGAATCCATACTTTTACCAACAGACTATATTGAAAAAGATAAGCAAATTAGAGCAATCTGGTTTTCAACAGTTAGCAATATTGATCTACCAAGAATGGGAACTGACAGTGTCGATGAATACAAAAATAGAATTATAGCAAGTTTTGATAGAATTAAAGAAACTAATCTTAATACTATTTTCTTCCAAGTTCGTCCGATGAATGATGCATTATACTATTCAGAATACGCACCTTATTCTAGATATATAACTGGAGTAGAGGGAAAAAATCCAGGTTTTGATATTTTAGAATTTGTAATTAAAATTGCACATGAAAGAGGTATAGAGTTACATGCATGGTTAAACCCTTATCGTGTATCAAATGGTAGTGGAAGTATTGCTGCACAATTAGCATCTTTACATGATAAAAATTTTGCAAAACAAAATCCAGATTTAGTTTTAGCAGATTCAAAAGGACAATTAATTCTTAATCCAGGTGAACCAAAAGTACAAGAATATCTTGACAATGTAATAAAAGAAATAGTAACTAAATATAATGTTGATGGTATTCATTTTGATGACTACTTTTATAGCTATAGTGGAACACCAGAAGAAAATGATAGACAAACATATATTAACAATAGAACAAACAATGAATCTCTTGGTGATTGGAGAAGAAGAAATGTAAATACTGTAGTACGAGATGTATCAAATATTATTAAAGAACAAAATACCTTATTAAACAAAAAAATAAAGTTTGGTATTTCACCATTTGGAATATGGCGTAATAAATCAAATGACCCTAATGGTTCTCCAACAAATGGTCTTCAAAGCTATGACTCACAGTATGCTGATACCAAAAAATGGATTGAAGAAGGTTGGCTAGATTATGTTACCCCACAACTATATTGGAGTTTTGATACAAAAGCTGCACCGTTTGCTGATCTAGTTGATTGGTGGTATGAGTTAACGGAGAAGAATAATGTTGGATTAATTATTGGGCAAGGATTATACAGATTAGATTCAAGTGAAGCAGCATTTTGGAATTATGAAAATGAAATGATTGAGCAATTAAGGTTTTTAAGTAGTTATGAAAATTTATTAGGAACATCATTCTTTACATACACGACAATTACAAAAACGAATGTTAAAGGAATTACTACAACACTTGATTTCTTAAAAAACTATTATTGGAAAACAACTGCTGATTTCCCATGGGAAACTAATATATCAACAATAGATTCTAATAAAAATAATAAAAAAATACTTATTATAAGTATTGCTGGTGGAGTATTTATTTTAGCAATTACCACAATAACTATTATTTTAGTTAGAGTTAAGAGAAAAGAAAATGTTTAA